From the Gemmatimonadales bacterium genome, the window AGAAGTACAACGCCAGCATGTTGAAGAAGAGGTGCGAGAAGCCGGCGTGCAGGAACATGTAGCTGACGACGGTCCACGGGCGCAGCGGGATCCACGCGGGCACCAGGACGAACAGGCCGGCGACCCCGGGCGCACTCTGCTCGAGGAGCAGCATCGCCACGTTGGCGAAGATGAGCAGCGTCACCCAGGGGGTCATGGCGGGCGCCCTAGGCCGCGGGCTCGATGCCGTGGAGCCGGCCCACGTCGATGGTCATGGGCTCGTCGCCGGTCGGGTGGCGGTAGATGTCGCTGAACTTCGCGCCCCACACGATCTCGTCCCACTTGTACGAGCTGCGCGCGTGCACCCGCTGCGAGAACGTCTCGTCGACGCCGGTGAGCAGCACCAGGAACTCGCCGTCCGCGCGGCGCAGGTCGTCGCGCGTCAACCCCCGCAGCGGGCTGGACTCGTCGATGGGATGCACCACGGTCCACGAAAGCGGGAAGAAGACGACCGAGTCGCGCTCCAGCGTCAGCGGGTAGAAGCGGCGCAGCGGCCGCCCGCCGTGCTCCTCGATCCGCGCGAAGATCACCGTCGCCTCGACCTCCAGCAGCTGACTGCTGCGCGCGTTCGCGATCCGGAACTCGAACGCCGTGATCCCCCGGTAGGGCGCGATCACCGCCGTGCGGCTGAACAGCACCCGCGCGGTGGGGCGCGAGAACCTCGCGAACAGGAGCCCGGTCGCCAGCGCCAGCCACAACAGGCCCGCCAGCGCCTCCGCCGTCATCACCAGGTTCGCCGCCGCCCCGGCCGGCACCACGCTCCCGTAGCCGATGGTGGAGAACGTCTCGACGCTGAAGAAGAACGCCCGGCCGAACCCCGGCTCGCCGGCCCCGACCAGCGCGCCCGCGCCGCACAGCAGGTACGCCGCGGCGAACAGCGCGTTCACCAGCAGGTACGAGCCGGCGACGATCGCCATGAACCGCGGCCAGGAGGTCGTCAGCAGCAGGTGGTAGAGGCTGAGCGAGGAGCCGAGCCGGAGCCCGCGCCGCTCCACGTTGAACGACCCGTCGCGGTTGAGCAGCCGCCGCCGGCTCTCCCGCGCGACGACCGCGCCGAAGCCGAGGTCCCGGCCCTCCTCCGCGTTCACCAGACCAGGTCGCGCCACCCGCCGTCCCTCCGCCGCCCCGCGGCTGTACTTGGCACTACAAAGTACTTGTCAATTCAGAGTCCAGCGGGCATTTTTCCGGCGGACACGCCGCGAGGCTCGCATGTCGGCCCTGACCCGGATCCTCTTCCCGCTGCCGGACTACCGGCGGACGCCGTGGACGCTGCTCCGCTGGTGGGAGTCGCGGCGGCTCACCTACAACGTCGCCGTGGGCGGCGCCGGTCTGGTGACCCTCGGCTTCCTGGTGCTGTTCAGCGTCCTGCCGCCGGGATTGCCGGGGCCCGTGCTCGTGTGGCGCGGCGTCGTAGTTTACGCGGTAGTGGCGAATCTCGGCTATTCCCTGGGCTGGGTGGCCGAGCTGGCGATGCGGGCGCTGTGGAAGGAGCAGGCGCCCGACGCGGGGCCCGCGCTGTTCCGCCAGGGGTTGAGCTTCGCCGTGGGCCTGACGCTGCTGCCGATCCCGGTGATGGGCCTGACCTGGCTGCTGCGCCTGCTGGGCCGCCTGTTCTAGGGTCGGCCGCGCGGCGCGTCAGCGCAGGTGCAGGTTGAGCAGGGGCAACACGCGGAACGGCGACGCGTTGTTGCGGGCGATGTTGAGCAGGCCCACTTGGACGCCGTGCAGCTCGCGCGCGTAGTTCACCAGCCCGATGCTGATTCCCGTCTGCACCCGGCGGATCTGGTTGAACGCGCTGACCGACACACCGGTCATCGCGTAGGTCCTCAGGTTGAGGCCCGCGACGGTGATGCCGGAGGCGCGCGAGGTGCGCACCTGGTAGGCGGCGATCGTGAGGCCGCCGACGCCGCCCTGGCTCACCACCGCGAGGCCGCCGACCGACAGGCCGCGGGCGCGACCCTGGGCCACGAGCGCGATGCCGCTCAGCGACAGGCCGCTGAGGTCGCCCTGCGCGACGGTGGCGAGGCCGCTGACGGTGATGCCGGCGACGTCGCCCTGAGAGACGAGGGCGAGTCCGGCGACGTGGGCGCCCCACATGCTCCCCTGCGAGACGGCGGCGAGACCGCTCAGGCTGGCACCGCCCAGGTGACCCTGCGCCACGGTCCCCAGGCCGGAGACGAAGACGCCGGCCATGCTGCCCTGCGACACGAGGCCCAGGCCGGCCACCGAGAAGCCCGCCATCGATCCTTGCGAGACGACGCCGAGTCCTGACACGCTGGCGCCGGCCATCCCGCCCTGGGAGACGACGCCGAGCCCGGAGACGTTGATGCCCCGCATCTCACCCTGGGTGACGACGCCCAGGCCGGCGAGGCTCAGGCCTTCGAGCGAGCCCTGCGAGACCACGCCCAGGCCGCCGATCGCGATGCCGCGTGCCCGCACGTCGGCGACCACTCCCCCCAGGCCGATCGAGATGCCGTTGAGCTCGGCTGCCGCGGGCGCGGCGAGGCCGAACGCGAGCCCGTTGACGCTGCCGGTCACGGGCTTGCCCGGCTTCCAGAAGGTGACGTTGATGCCGTTGATGCGGTCGAGGCCGGCGTCGCTGAGGTTGAACCGGAGGCCGGTGAACCTGGCGGAGTTTCCGAACGAGATGCCGACTGCGTGGAAGGGCAGGTCGAGGCTCCAGTGGCCCGTCGCCGCGCCCGTGTCGGCTTCGACCTGCGCGACCAAAACCCGCGGAGCGACGGCGAGGGCGACGCTGGCGATCAGCGAACGGACGACCGGACTCATCTCTCCCCCGGGGCTTCCTCCGCTTCGCCCTACGCTCCCGGGCCTCCGGGGTTTCGGCTCCCGGCGGCGGCGAAGATGCGCTCGCCGTCGAAGCGTCCGTTCTCGATGAAGACCTCGGACGTCGCGCGTCCGGCCGTGATGCTGCCGGCCATGTAGACCCCGGGGACGTTGGTCTCGAGGGTCTCGCCGTCGCACTCGGGACGGCCGGTCGCTTCGTCGAGCCGGATCCCGATCCGCCGGAACAGGTCGAAGTCGGGGTGATATCCGGTGAGCGCGTAGACCCGCGCGGCGGCCAGGCGCTCCTCGCGGCCGTCGGCGTCCCGGATGACGACCGCGCTCTCGTCGATGCGCAGCACCTCGGCACCGAGCCGCGCGGCGATCTCTCCCGCCTTGAGACGGTTTTCGAAGTCGGGCTTCAGCCAGTACTTCACGGTGGGCTTCAGCTCCTTGCGGCGGTAGACGAGCGTGACCCGGGCCCCGGCGCGAAACAGCTCCAGCGCCGCCTCGATCGCCGAGTTCTTGCCGCCGATCACGACCACGTCGAGACCGAACGAGCGGTGCGCCTCGTCGAAGCGGTGGCTGACGTGCGGCAGCTGCTCGCCCTCCACGCCCATCAGGTTGGGGTGGTCGTAGTATCCGGTGGCGAGCACCAGCCGGCGGCACCCCACGGCCCTGGAGCCGCGCCGGTCCCGCAGGTCGCAGCGGAGGAGCGTCTGTTCCCGTGTGACCGCCGCGAGGGTGGTGTAGGGCCGGACCCGCAGGCCTTCCGCCCGCACCACGCCGCGGTAGTACTTGAGGGCCTCCTCGCGGGTCGGCTTCTGGCCGGCACACGCCAGCGGGTGGCCGCCGATCTCGAGCAGATCCGGAGTCGTGAAGAACGTCATCCCGATGGGGTAATGCACGATCGAGTTGACGACCGCGCCGGCGTCGATCACCAGCGGGTCGGCGCCGTGGTGCTTGGCGGAGACGGCGCAGGCGAGCCCGATGGGGCCTGCGCCTGCGATCAGCACGTCCTCGACGGGTCGTTCCACGTCCATCGCTACCCCTTGTGTGTTCGCCGGGCGGACAGGTTACAGTACACTCCAGGCCTTCGAGTTTGAACACCCTCGCCTTCAGCGCGACCCTCGCCGCGGCAGCCTTCTGCGCCGGCTTCCTGGGCTCCCTCACGGGCCTGGGGGGCGGGTTCATCGTCACGCCGGTGCTCACGATCCTGTTCGGCGCCGACATCCGCTACGCCATCGGGGCCTCGCTCGTGTCGATCATCGCCACGAGCTCGGGGGCGGCGGCCGCCTACGTGAAGGAGGGGTTCACCAACCTCCGCGTGGGGATGCTGCTCGAGATCGCCACCGTGACCGGCGCGCTGGTGGGCGCATCCCTGGTCACGGCGCTCCCGACGCGCGCGCTGTTCGTCGTGTTCGGGCTGGTGCTGCTGGCCTCGGCCTATCTCACCACCCGGCCGCACGCCGAGCACCTCACGGCCGGCCTGCCGCCCGATCGCCTCGCGTCCCGGTTGCGGCTCGACTCGGAGTACCCCACGCCCGCGGGGCCGCTGCGCTACCGCGTGCGCCACGTCCCCGGGGGCTTCGTGCTCATGTGGGTCGCGGGGGTGCTGTCGGGGCTGCTCGGCATCGGCTCCGGGGCCGTGAAGGTGTTGGCGATGGACCAGGTGATGTACCTCCCGTTCAAGGTCTCCACGGCCACGAGCAACTTCATGATCGGCGTGACGGCGGCGGCCAGCGCCGGCATCTACCTGCGCCACGGGTTCGTGGACCCCGCCCTCGCGATGCCGGTGACGCTGGGCGTGCTGGCGGGGTCCGTGGTCGGCGCCCGGCTCCTGTTCGGAGCAAAGACCACGCGGCTCAGGCTGCTGTTCGCGGCCGCGCTCGTCGCGGTCGCCCTGGAGATGATCTACAAGGGCGCGGCGGGAGGCCGGTAGCATGCGCGTGCCGTGGCGCGACGTGAAGGACGCCGACGTACAGCAGGCGGTGGGCAACCTGCTGCGCGCGGGGGTCCTCCTGGCCGCGGCGGTCGTGCTCGCGGGCGGCGCGATCTTCCTGTGGCGCCACGGCGGGGCGGCGGCGGACTACCACGTGTTCCGCGGCGAGCCGGTCTACCTCGACCACCTCGGCGCCATCCTGCACGACGCGGCTTCGGGCGGCGGCCGCGGCATCATCCAGCTCGGGCTGCTGGTCCTCGTGGCGACGCCGGTGGCGCGGGTGGCGTTCACGGCCGTCGCCTTCGCCTTCGAGCGGGACCGCACCTACACGCTCGTCGCCCTGCTGGTGCTGGTGCTGCTTCTCAAGAGCCTCGCCGGCTGACGGATCCCGGGCTCGTCGGCGCCCGCCGCGGGATCAGGCGTGCGGGCGCGCCGGCGCCGGCGCTGGTGGCGCCAGGGCGGGGACGAGAACCGCGGCGCCCCGGACCCGGCCCGCGCGCAGCAGGTCGAGCGCCTCGCCGGCCCGCTCGAGCGGAAAGGGCTGAACGGAGGTGCGCACGGGGACGCGCGGGGCGAGGGCGAGGAACTGCTCGCCGTCCTGCCGGGTGAGGTTCGCCACGGAGCGCACCACGCGCTCCCCCCAGAGCAGCTCGTAGGGAAACGCCGGGATGTCGCTCATGTGAATGCCCGCGCAGACCACCGTGCCGCCGCGATCCACCGCCTTCAGGGCGGCCGGGACGAGGGCGCCGACGGGAGCGTAGATGATCGCGGCGTCGAGCGGTTCGGGGGGCTGGTCGCCGGAGGAGCCGGTCCACGCCGCCCCGAGCTGCCGCGCGAAGCGGGCGGCTTCCTCGTCGCCCGGGCGCGTGAACGCGAAGACGCGGCGTCCCTGCGCGCGCGCGAGCTGCGCGACGATGTGGGCGGCGGCGCCGAACCCGTAGATGCCGAGGCGCTCGGCCGCATCGCCCGCGGCCAAAAGCGAGCGGTAGCCGATGAGGCCGGCGCACAGCAGCGGTGCGGTCTCGGCCGGATCGGCGTCGGGCAGGGCGAAGCAGTAGCGCTCGTCGGCGATCGCGTACTCGGCGTAGCCGCCGTCGATGTCGTAGCCGGTGAACCGCGCCCTGGCGCAGAGGTTCTCGCGGCCGGCGCGGCACTGCGGGCACTCGCCGCAGGTCCAACCGAGCCACGGCACTCCGACGCGGTCGCCGGCGGCGAAGCGGGTGGCGAGCGGGCCGCCGGCGACCACTTCGGCCACGATCTCGTGGCCCAGCACGAGGGGGAGCTTCGGCTTCGGCAGCTCGCCGTCGAGCACGTGGAGGTCGGTCCGGCACACGCCGCATGCCAGCACCCGCAGCAGCAGCTGACCGGGCCCCGGCACGGGGTCCCCGAGATCGGCCGCGACGAGCGGCCGGCCCGCCGCCTCGAGGAGCATCGCGCGCATCCGTCTGTATAGTACATTCGTGGCCGTGCGCCGCACCCTCGTGACCGTGCTGTCCGGGGCCCTGGCGTGCGTCGGCGTGCTCGCGGTGACGGAGCCTCCGGGGCCCGGACTCGATCCCGACACCATGTCCTACGTCGGCGCCGCCGAGTCGCTGGCCCGGCACCATACGCTGCGCGTTCCCGCGGGGCCGTGGTCCGCGGCCGACAGCACCGCGGCGCTCGGGCACTTCCCCCCGGGCTTCCCGGTCGCCATCGCGGTTCCCGTCGCGCTGGGGGCGCCGCCGGTGCAGGCGGCCCGCGGCGTCGAGGCCGCGGCGGCGTTCGCGACGGTCGCGTTGGCGGCGTGGCTCGTCGGCGCCGCGGCCGGTCCGGGCGCCGGGCTCCTGGCCGGGGCCGTGTTCCTGGTGACGCCCAGCTTCGCCTTCGACCACTGGCAGGTGGTGAGCGAGCCGCTGTGCCTGGCCCTGCTGCTGGCCACGCTGGTGCTGATGACGATCTCGGAGCGGCCCTGGACCTACGGCCTCACCGCGGCCGCCGCGGGGATGGTGCGCTACGCGGCGTTCGCCAGCACCGGGGCGGTGGTGCTGTGGGCCTGGGGCCTCTCCGGCAGCCGGGCGGAGCGGCTGCGCCGGGCCGTCGTGGCGGCGGCCCCCTCCATCGCGCTGCAGTTCGCCTGGTGGCTGCGGACCGCGGCGGAGTCGGGCGAGGTGCGGAGCTTCGGCCTGCGGGGCGGGTGGGGGCCGACGCTCCGCGAGCTGGCGGGCACCCTTGGCGCGTGGCTCGCGCCGTCCGTCCCGCTCGGGTGGCTGGCGGCGTCGGTCGCGGTGGCCGTGGGCGGATTCGGACTGGCCATGATGGTGCGGGTGGCTCGCGCGGGCCCGGAGCCGGCGGTCGCGCCGCGCCGGGTGGTGGGGGCGGCGGGCCTGCTGGCGGCGTGCTATGCGGGGCTGGTCGTGTTCTCCCGTCTGTTCGTGGACCGCACGATCCCGTTCGATGAGCGGCTGCTGTCACCGTTCATCGTCCTGGCGCAGCTCGCCGTGGTCACGGCGTTCGGCGCGGCGTGGCGGCAGTGGAAGCGCGGCGCGCGCGTCGCGGTCGCGCTGCTGTGGCTGCTCTGGCTCGCGGGCTCGGCGCGCGCCACGATCCTGGCGGTCGGCGACGCGCTCGACGGCGGCTGGGGATATGCGAGCGACGAGTGGCGTGGCTCGAGGCTGGGCGAGTGGCTGCGCACCGAGGGGCGCGACGCGGCGATCTTCTCCAACAACACGGCCACCGCGTACTTCGTGACGGGCCGGCCGACGCGCGACGTGCCCGAGACGCTCGACGCGGATTCCGTGGCGGCGTTCGGGCAGGTGCTCCGTCGGCGGAACGGGCTGCTGGTTCGCTTCCCCTTCGACCTCAGGAGCGGCGCGCCGCCCGATTCGCTCGCCAACCGCCTGGGGCTCAGGGAGATGGCCCGGTTCCCGGACGGCGTGGTGTGGGGCCCGGGCGCCGAGGGCCGGCGGCGGCGGTGAAGGGCCGCGACGCGGCGCGACGCCGGCCCGGGTGGCCACTGCAACGCCGGCTGGCGCGGGCTCGTATAGAATTTGCGACGGCCGCAGGCGTTGCTTCAGATCCCGCCTTCAACGGAGAGTTCCCATGCATCGAGTGCGCATCGCTCCTGTGATGTTCCTGGCCCTCAGCCTGGGTGCCGCCGCGGCCCTCCGCGCGCAGCAGCCGGCGACGGCCGAGTACCCGGGGATCGAGACCGGGAAGATGTGGACCTTCGACGCGCCGCCGCTGGACTACTGGGCCCATCGCTACAACTTCCGCCCCAGCCAGGACTGGCTCGATCACGTGCGCCTGTCGGCCGGCCGGCTGCCGGGCTGCTCGGCGTCGTTCGTCTCGCCCGACGGCCTGGTGATGAGCAACCACCACTGCGGCCGCGGCTGCATCGACGCCGTGACCAAGCCCGGTGAGGATCTGCTGCGGGACGGCTTCTACGCCAGGACGCGCGACGATGAGCGGCCGTGTCCGGGGATGTCCCTCGACCAGCTGCTCGCCATCACCGACGTCACCGACAGCGTCAGCGCGGCCATTCCGGCGGGAACGCCGGCCGGCCGGGCGGCGACCCTGCGCGACGCCGCGATCAAGGGGCTCGAGGACCGCTGCCAGGGCGGCGCGGCCGACGTCCGCTGCCAGGTCGTCACCATGTACGCGGGCGGTCAGTACAAGCTGTACCGGTTCCGGCACTACACCGACCTGAGACTGGTGTTCGCAGTCGAGAGCCAGACCGGGTTCTTCGGGGGTGACCCGGACAACTTCACCTACCCGCGCTACGACCTCGACATGTCCATCGTGCGCGTGTACGTGAACGGCCAGCCCGCGCACACCGAGTACTTCCGCTGGAGCCCGAACGGTTCGAGCGACCACGAGCTGGTGTTCGCGGTCGGCAATCCCGGAGGGACGGGCCGGCTCAACACGGTGGCCCAGATGGAGTACCTGCGCGACGTGCAGTATCCGGCGAACCTGCGCCAGCTGGCGGACCGGATCCGGATCGCGCATCAGCTTTCCAACCTGAGCGAGGGCCGGGCTCGCGTCCTGCGCAACTTGATCTTCGGCCTCGAGAACTCCTACAAGGCGATCGACGGGTACCAGGCCGGCCTCACCAATCCGGCCATGATGGCGCACAAGCGGGAGTGGGAGCGGAACTTCCGCGCCAAGGTGGACGCGAACCCCGAGTGGAAGCGGCTGTATGGCAGCGCGTGGGACGAGAGCGCGGCCGTGTGGCACCAGCTCGGCCAGCTGGCCGTGCGGCGGCGCTACTACGCGTTCGACGCCTATGGCGCCCGGCTGCTGCAGCTCGCGGCCTACATCGTGCGCCAGCCGGCGGAGGCCGCCAAGCCCGACAGCGAGCGCCTGCTGATGTATCGCGACTCGATGCAGCAGCGAGTGCAGGGAATGGTCGCGGCGCCGGTGGACACGGCGTCCGAGATCATGACGCTGGCCGCCTACTTCGGGCAGCTGCAGAAGGACATGCCCGCCGCCGACCCGCTGGTCAGGATGGTGCTGGCCGGCCGCACGCCCGAAGTGGCGGCGCGCGAGATGGTCACGGGCAGCCAGCTCCTCACGGCGGACCAGCGGCAGGCCCTGATCCAGGGCGGCGCCGCGGCGGTGAAGGCCTCGACCGACCCGTTCATCAGGCTGGCGGCCTTCATCGACCCGGTGGAACGGCAGATCACGAAGCAGGTGACCGACCTCAACGCCCGCGACGCGCAGGCGTCCGAGCGCATCGCCCGCGCGCTGCTGGCGGTGTTCGGCAACACCGTCTCGCCCGATGCCACGTTCAGCCTGCGGATCCAGGACGGCGAAGTGATGGGGTATCCGTACAACGGCACCGTCGCTCCGCCGTTCACGACCTTCTACGGCCTGTACGACCGGTTCTACAGCTTCGGGCAGAAGTCGCCGTTCGACCTGACGCCGCGCTGGGTGTCGCATCGCGATTCGCTCAACCTGTCCACCCCGTTCGACGCGGTGTCGACCTGCGACATCATCGGCGGCAACTCGGGCAGCCCGGTGATCAACAAGAACGCGGAGATCGTCGGGTTGGTCTTCGACGGCAACATCGAGGACCAGCCGCTCCGCTTCCTCTACTCGGAGGCGGTGGGGCGCGCCGTGTGGGTGGATTCCCGCGGCATCATCGAGGCGCTCCGGCACGTGTACGACGCCGGTGCGCTGGCCGACGAGATGACGGGCAAGCGCTAGGGCCCAGGCTCGCTCGTGCGCCCGGACTCCGGCGACGTCGCGGAGTCCGGGCGCTTCGTTTGGGAGCGCTCCCGGGGGTCCCCCGCCGGGCGCGCACGCCGGCCGAGAGGGTCCGTCCGGGGGGCCAACTCGCCGTCTGGCAACCATTTCCACTCTTGCTCGTGATTCCGGGCGTTCTTATCATTGCACAACCTTCCCGGGGGAGTCCTGCTCGATGTCCGATCCGTTCCTTAGCTCGGACGAATACGATGAGCGAGCTCACCAGCTGTACAACGAGGGACGATACGACGAAGCGGTAGGCGTACTGAAGGAAGGTCTGGCGGTCTATCCCGACGCGCTGGAGCTGCTCGTCGGCCTGGGCTATGCGCGCCTGGCGCGCGAGGA encodes:
- a CDS encoding S46 family peptidase, with amino-acid sequence MHRVRIAPVMFLALSLGAAAALRAQQPATAEYPGIETGKMWTFDAPPLDYWAHRYNFRPSQDWLDHVRLSAGRLPGCSASFVSPDGLVMSNHHCGRGCIDAVTKPGEDLLRDGFYARTRDDERPCPGMSLDQLLAITDVTDSVSAAIPAGTPAGRAATLRDAAIKGLEDRCQGGAADVRCQVVTMYAGGQYKLYRFRHYTDLRLVFAVESQTGFFGGDPDNFTYPRYDLDMSIVRVYVNGQPAHTEYFRWSPNGSSDHELVFAVGNPGGTGRLNTVAQMEYLRDVQYPANLRQLADRIRIAHQLSNLSEGRARVLRNLIFGLENSYKAIDGYQAGLTNPAMMAHKREWERNFRAKVDANPEWKRLYGSAWDESAAVWHQLGQLAVRRRYYAFDAYGARLLQLAAYIVRQPAEAAKPDSERLLMYRDSMQQRVQGMVAAPVDTASEIMTLAAYFGQLQKDMPAADPLVRMVLAGRTPEVAAREMVTGSQLLTADQRQALIQGGAAAVKASTDPFIRLAAFIDPVERQITKQVTDLNARDAQASERIARALLAVFGNTVSPDATFSLRIQDGEVMGYPYNGTVAPPFTTFYGLYDRFYSFGQKSPFDLTPRWVSHRDSLNLSTPFDAVSTCDIIGGNSGSPVINKNAEIVGLVFDGNIEDQPLRFLYSEAVGRAVWVDSRGIIEALRHVYDAGALADEMTGKR
- a CDS encoding DUF1634 domain-containing protein codes for the protein MRVPWRDVKDADVQQAVGNLLRAGVLLAAAVVLAGGAIFLWRHGGAAADYHVFRGEPVYLDHLGAILHDAASGGGRGIIQLGLLVLVATPVARVAFTAVAFAFERDRTYTLVALLVLVLLLKSLAG
- a CDS encoding ion channel — its product is MARPGLVNAEEGRDLGFGAVVARESRRRLLNRDGSFNVERRGLRLGSSLSLYHLLLTTSWPRFMAIVAGSYLLVNALFAAAYLLCGAGALVGAGEPGFGRAFFFSVETFSTIGYGSVVPAGAAANLVMTAEALAGLLWLALATGLLFARFSRPTARVLFSRTAVIAPYRGITAFEFRIANARSSQLLEVEATVIFARIEEHGGRPLRRFYPLTLERDSVVFFPLSWTVVHPIDESSPLRGLTRDDLRRADGEFLVLLTGVDETFSQRVHARSSYKWDEIVWGAKFSDIYRHPTGDEPMTIDVGRLHGIEPAA
- a CDS encoding sulfite exporter TauE/SafE family protein gives rise to the protein MNTLAFSATLAAAAFCAGFLGSLTGLGGGFIVTPVLTILFGADIRYAIGASLVSIIATSSGAAAAYVKEGFTNLRVGMLLEIATVTGALVGASLVTALPTRALFVVFGLVLLASAYLTTRPHAEHLTAGLPPDRLASRLRLDSEYPTPAGPLRYRVRHVPGGFVLMWVAGVLSGLLGIGSGAVKVLAMDQVMYLPFKVSTATSNFMIGVTAAASAGIYLRHGFVDPALAMPVTLGVLAGSVVGARLLFGAKTTRLRLLFAAALVAVALEMIYKGAAGGR
- a CDS encoding YpdA family putative bacillithiol disulfide reductase, which produces MDVERPVEDVLIAGAGPIGLACAVSAKHHGADPLVIDAGAVVNSIVHYPIGMTFFTTPDLLEIGGHPLACAGQKPTREEALKYYRGVVRAEGLRVRPYTTLAAVTREQTLLRCDLRDRRGSRAVGCRRLVLATGYYDHPNLMGVEGEQLPHVSHRFDEAHRSFGLDVVVIGGKNSAIEAALELFRAGARVTLVYRRKELKPTVKYWLKPDFENRLKAGEIAARLGAEVLRIDESAVVIRDADGREERLAAARVYALTGYHPDFDLFRRIGIRLDEATGRPECDGETLETNVPGVYMAGSITAGRATSEVFIENGRFDGERIFAAAGSRNPGGPGA
- a CDS encoding zinc-dependent alcohol dehydrogenase family protein, which codes for MRAMLLEAAGRPLVAADLGDPVPGPGQLLLRVLACGVCRTDLHVLDGELPKPKLPLVLGHEIVAEVVAGGPLATRFAAGDRVGVPWLGWTCGECPQCRAGRENLCARARFTGYDIDGGYAEYAIADERYCFALPDADPAETAPLLCAGLIGYRSLLAAGDAAERLGIYGFGAAAHIVAQLARAQGRRVFAFTRPGDEEAARFARQLGAAWTGSSGDQPPEPLDAAIIYAPVGALVPAALKAVDRGGTVVCAGIHMSDIPAFPYELLWGERVVRSVANLTRQDGEQFLALAPRVPVRTSVQPFPLERAGEALDLLRAGRVRGAAVLVPALAPPAPAPARPHA